From the genome of Psychroserpens ponticola, one region includes:
- a CDS encoding M48 family metalloprotease, translated as MRGKNLKIRLLIGVAIALFFVVKRCSQREENKYTGRMQTISMTPDKEIQIGLASAPGMAQQHGGLHPNTQYQALVDDVGNKLINNSIARETPYEYEFHLLADPNAINAFALPGGQIFITYALFSKLENEDQLAGVLGHEIGHVLGRHSAERIAESEYWQGLATAGSVGGDIGGLVSGIGQNTLLTNGRDDELESDDLGVKFMMKAGYQPQEMIDVMEILKAAAGPNRVPEFQSTHPDPENRIEKIKASIEKYKKTL; from the coding sequence ATGAGAGGAAAAAATTTAAAGATCAGACTTTTAATTGGTGTAGCAATCGCATTATTTTTTGTCGTAAAAAGATGTAGTCAGCGAGAAGAAAATAAATATACAGGTCGCATGCAAACCATCTCAATGACACCAGATAAAGAAATACAAATTGGTTTAGCTAGTGCTCCTGGAATGGCACAACAACATGGAGGCTTACATCCAAACACTCAATATCAAGCCTTAGTTGATGATGTTGGCAATAAATTAATTAACAACAGTATCGCTAGAGAAACACCTTATGAATATGAATTTCATTTATTAGCCGATCCAAATGCTATTAATGCATTTGCGTTGCCTGGAGGACAAATATTTATTACTTATGCGCTATTCTCGAAATTAGAAAATGAAGATCAACTTGCAGGTGTTTTAGGACACGAAATCGGCCATGTTTTAGGTCGTCATAGTGCAGAACGTATTGCTGAAAGTGAATATTGGCAAGGTCTAGCAACAGCAGGATCTGTTGGAGGTGATATTGGTGGACTCGTAAGCGGAATTGGTCAAAACACTTTACTTACAAATGGTAGAGATGACGAATTAGAAAGTGATGATTTAGGCGTGAAATTTATGATGAAAGCTGGATATCAGCCACAAGAAATGATAGATGTTATGGAAATTTTAAAAGCAGCAGCTGGTCCAAATAGAGTTCCCGAATTTCAAAGCACACATCCAGATCCAGAAAATAGAATAGAAAAAATAAAAGCCTCAATTGAAAAATACAAAAAGACGCTTTAA
- a CDS encoding ankyrin repeat domain-containing protein, with protein MKKSVVIVAIAMAFSVTALNAKNVISNSSTIEVLAKKSSVSPFCMSIAKGDIETVQKLIDLGINVNKTSNGLTPAMYAAKYNRLDILKLLVENGAKLNIKSDKGMTAEKYAESSNAKDALSYLKSLDS; from the coding sequence ATGAAAAAATCAGTAGTAATCGTTGCAATCGCAATGGCATTTTCAGTAACAGCTTTAAATGCAAAAAATGTAATTAGTAATTCTTCAACGATTGAAGTACTTGCTAAAAAATCTTCAGTTAGTCCTTTTTGTATGTCTATTGCAAAAGGAGATATCGAAACTGTTCAGAAATTAATAGACTTAGGAATTAACGTCAACAAAACATCTAACGGATTAACACCTGCAATGTATGCAGCAAAATATAACCGTTTAGATATTTTAAAGCTTTTAGTTGAAAATGGTGCAAAATTGAATATTAAAAGCGACAAAGGTATGACTGCAGAAAAGTATGCAGAATCATCAAATGCTAAAGATGCATTAAGTTATTTAAAAAGTTTAGATTCTTAA